Part of the Rothia mucilaginosa genome, ACGATTCGGCTGACCGCCTGTTCTAGCTGACCGGCCTGTTCTAAACGGCTCTAGCTAAGCGGCTACACATAGCTTGAGGGGCGCCTCCCGATACATGGGAGGCGCCCCTTTTCTGCGTATACCGATCTTTCTGCGCATCATCTTTCTATGCACGCTGTCGTTCTGCACGCGCGCTCTTTCTGGGCACACGCTCTACCCCAGATACACCAAACGCCGGTGCCTCTCCCCTTTCAGGGTGGAACACCGGCGAGGTGTACACAGCGGTCAATTCCCCTTACGGAGAACCGACTTTAGATCTGTGCGTGCTTTGCAGCGATGGTCACGTGATCGTTCGAGACAGTCAAGAAACCTGCGTTGAGGATGGTCTTAATGGTCTCACCCTCAACAGGTTCAATGAGCAGCTCGCCGTCCTGTGCCAGCAGCGTGCAGGTGGGGATCATACCCGGCAGGATGCCGAGGTCACCGCTGACGGAGCGTGCACGAACGTAGTTCGCTTCGCCAGTCCACACGACGCGTTCGCGGGAAACAACTTCAACTTTCAGAGCCATGATTACTTAGCTCCAGTCTGTGCCTTGATTTCCTCGTAGCGGCGCATAACGTCGTCCATACCACCAATGTTGTAGAACGCCTGCTCGGGGATGTGGTCCACATCACCGTTGCAGATCATCTGGAAGGACTCGATGGTGTCCTTCAGCGGAACGGTCGAACCCTCGACACCGGTGAACTGCTTTGCAGTGTAGGTGTTCTGGGAGAGGAACTGCTCGATACGACGTGCACGTGCCACGACGATCTTCTGCTCCTCGGAGAGCTCGTCCACACCCAGAATCGCGATGATGTCCTGCAGTTCCTTGTTTTCCTGCAGAATAGCCTTCACGCGAATTGCGGTGTCGTAGTGCTCCTGACCGATGTACTGTGCGTCCAGAATTCGGGAGGTGGAGGACAGCGGGTCAATTGCCGGGTACAGACCGCGCGATGCGATTTCACGAGAGAGCTCGGTGGTCGCATCCAGGTGCGCGAAGGTGGTTGCCGGCGCCGGGTCGGTGTAGTCATCCGCAGGCACGTAAATTGCCTGCATGGAGGTGATGGAGTGACCGCGGGTGGAGGTAATACGCTCCTGCAGCAGACCCATTTCGTCCGCCAGGTTCGGCTGGTAACCCACTGCGGAGGGCATGCGGCCCAGCAGGGTGGAAACCTCAGAACCTGCCTGAGTGAAACGGAAGATGTTGTCGATGAACAGCAGCACGTCCTGGTTCTGAACATCGCGGAAGTACTCCGCCATGGTCAGACCGGTCAGTGCCACGCGCAGACGGGTTCCCGGGGGCTCATCCATCTGGCCGAACACAAGAGCGGTGTCCTTCAGAACGCCTGCTTCTTCCATTTCGACCCACAGGTCGTTACCCTCACGGGTACGCTCGCCAACACCGGTGAACACGGAGGTACCACCGAAGTTACGAGCCACACGGGTAATCATTTCCTGGATCAGCACGGTCTTACCCACGCCTGCACCACCGAACAGACCAATCTTACCGCCCTTGATGTAGGGGGTCAGAAGGTCGATGGACTTAATACCGGTCTCCAGCATTTCGGTGGAGCCTTCCAGCTCTGCGAAGCCGGGAGCGGCACGGTGGATCGGCCAGTAGGTGTCAGCCTTGATCTCGGAGTTCGGCACGTCGAGTGCGTCACCGAGAACGTTGAAAATGTGGCCCTTCACGCCGTCACCAACGGGGACGGAGATCGGTGCGCCGGTGTCGACTACAGCCTGACCGCGGACCAGGCCGTCAGTCTGCTGCAGGGAGATAGCGCGAACGATCGAGTCGCCCAGGTGCTGTGCGGTCTCGAAGGTGATGGTGCGGGTGCGACCGTCGAGGGTCAGCTCGGTGGTCAGAGCGTTGTAAATCTCGGGGACCTGACCGGCGGGGAACTCGACGTCGACCACGGGGCCGATGACGCGGGCAATACGACCCGTTGCGCCCTGAGTCGGTGCGGAGACCGATTCGTTGTAGGTGGCAGTCATATTTCTCACTTACTTAGAAAGTTTGGACAGTTGATGGCTTCGTTGGCGTACAAGTACTAGGAGCCGAGGGCGTCTGCGCCGCCCACGATTTCGGAGAGCTCCTGAGTAATTTCCGCCTGACGTGCGTTGTTCATCAAACGGGTGTACTTGGTAATCAGCGTCTCAGCGTTGTCACCTGCGGTCTTCATTGCGCGCTGGCGGGATGCCAGCTCACTTGCTGCTGCCTGCAGGAGGCAGGAGAAGATACGCGATGCAATGTAGCGCGGCAACAGCGCGTTGAGCACTTCCTCGGCGGAGGGCTCGAACTCGAAGGATGCCGCCTGCTCGTACTCAGCCTTGGTCAGTTCCTGATCGGGAACGATTTCCTCGCCCATTTCCTTTGCATCGCCCACATGAATGGGCAGCAGACGCAGGATCTTGGGTTCCTGAACAACCATCGACTTGAACTCGGTGTACACGATGTGCAGTTCGTCCACGCCGCCCTCTTCGAAGGGCAGTTCGTAGGCTTCGAGCAGCGCGTCACGAATCTCGACGGCAGTTTCGACGCGAGGTGCATCGGTGTGGCCTTCCCACGCACGGGCGTAGGGGCGCTCACGGAACTCGAAGTAAGCCTTTGCCTTACGGCCAACCAGGTACAGCTGTACCTCCTGGCCGTTAGAGCGCAGCCTCTCAATCAGAGATTCGGTACGACGCAGGATAGCGGAGGAGTACGAACCTGCCAGGCCGCGGTCGCTGGTGACAACCAGGATTGCGGAGCGGCGGTGTTCGTAGGTTCCGAACTCGTGCGGCTTGTGAATCAGCGGGTGCTTGATGCCATGCTGAGTCGCAACCGCAGTCACCATGCGGGTCAGAGCGTTCGCGTAGGGGCCGGCTGCCTGAGCAGCGTTACGAGCCTTGTTAATGCGGGAGGTCGCGATCATCTCCATCGCCTTGAAGATCTTCTTCATAGACGACGTCGAAGCAATCTTCTGTCGGTAAACCCTAATCTGGGCTCCCATAGAGCTTCCTTTCTCCTTGCTTTCTGCCCCGCCCCAGCCTCATAGCTGAGGCGGGGAGAAGGCGAGGACTAATCGCTAACCGATGGTTTCCTGAGTGATGTCGCTATCGCGAGCTGCCTTGTGCTCCTCGTGACCTGCGTCGACGAGGTGGCTGCTGCCCTCAGACTTGAAACCCTGCTTGAAGTCAGCAACTGCGGTCTTCAGCGCGGCAACGGTGTCATCCTCAAGCTTGCCGGAGGAAGCGATATCGGTCAGTACCGAGGTCTTGTGACGCAGGTACTCGATGAAGCCTTCCTCGAAGCGCAGCACGTCGGAAACCTCAATGTCGTCGAGGTGACCGGAGGTACCAGCCCAAATGGAGACAACCTGCTCTTCAACTGCGTACGGGGTGTACTGCGGCTGACGCAGCAGCTCGGTCAGGCGAGAACCGCGGGTCAGCTGTGCCTTGGTTGCGTCGTCCAGGTCGGATGCGAACATTGCGAACGCTTCCATAGCACGGTACTGTGCCAGCTCCAGCTTCAGGGTACCGGAGACCTTCTTCATAGCCTTGGTCTGTGCGGCACCACCAACACGGGAGACGGAGATACCGACGTCGACTGCCGGACGCTGGTTAGCGTTGAACAGGTCGGACTGCAGGAAGATCTGGCCGTCAGTAATGGAGATGACGTTGGTCGGAATGAAGGCGGAAACGTCGTTTGCCTTGGTCTCAATGATCGGGAAGCCGGTCATCGAGCCTGCGCCCAGGTCGTCGGAGAGCTTAGCGCAACGCTCCAGCAGGCGGGAGTGCAGGTAGAAGACGTCACCGGGGTATGCTTCACGTCCCGGCGGGCGGCGCAGCAGCAGGGACACAGCGCGGTATGCTTCTGCCTGCTTCGACAGGTCGTCGAAGATGATGAGGACGTGCTTGCCACCGTACATCCAGTGCTGGCCGATAGCCGAACCGGTGTAGGGTGCCAGGTACTTGAAGCCTGCTGCGTCGGATGCGGGAGATGCCACGATGGTGGTGTACTCCAGCGCGC contains:
- the atpA gene encoding F0F1 ATP synthase subunit alpha, translating into MAELTINAEDVRNALNEFAASYEPGNAERVEVGRVVSASDGIARVEGLPSVMANELLRFEDGTLGLAQNLDTRNIGVIVLGDFTGIEEGQVVHRTGEVLSVPVGDAYLGRVVDPLGNPIDDLGPIEAEGRRALELQAPGVTQRKSVHEPLQTGLKAIDSMIPIGRGQRQLIIGDRQTGKTAIAIDTILNQKDNWASGDPEKQVRCIYVAVGQKASTIAAVRHTLETRGALEYTTIVASPASDAAGFKYLAPYTGSAIGQHWMYGGKHVLIIFDDLSKQAEAYRAVSLLLRRPPGREAYPGDVFYLHSRLLERCAKLSDDLGAGSMTGFPIIETKANDVSAFIPTNVISITDGQIFLQSDLFNANQRPAVDVGISVSRVGGAAQTKAMKKVSGTLKLELAQYRAMEAFAMFASDLDDATKAQLTRGSRLTELLRQPQYTPYAVEEQVVSIWAGTSGHLDDIEVSDVLRFEEGFIEYLRHKTSVLTDIASSGKLEDDTVAALKTAVADFKQGFKSEGSSHLVDAGHEEHKAARDSDITQETIG
- the atpD gene encoding F0F1 ATP synthase subunit beta, producing MTATYNESVSAPTQGATGRIARVIGPVVDVEFPAGQVPEIYNALTTELTLDGRTRTITFETAQHLGDSIVRAISLQQTDGLVRGQAVVDTGAPISVPVGDGVKGHIFNVLGDALDVPNSEIKADTYWPIHRAAPGFAELEGSTEMLETGIKSIDLLTPYIKGGKIGLFGGAGVGKTVLIQEMITRVARNFGGTSVFTGVGERTREGNDLWVEMEEAGVLKDTALVFGQMDEPPGTRLRVALTGLTMAEYFRDVQNQDVLLFIDNIFRFTQAGSEVSTLLGRMPSAVGYQPNLADEMGLLQERITSTRGHSITSMQAIYVPADDYTDPAPATTFAHLDATTELSREIASRGLYPAIDPLSSTSRILDAQYIGQEHYDTAIRVKAILQENKELQDIIAILGVDELSEEQKIVVARARRIEQFLSQNTYTAKQFTGVEGSTVPLKDTIESFQMICNGDVDHIPEQAFYNIGGMDDVMRRYEEIKAQTGAK
- a CDS encoding ATP synthase F0F1 subunit epsilon, translating into MALKVEVVSRERVVWTGEANYVRARSVSGDLGILPGMIPTCTLLAQDGELLIEPVEGETIKTILNAGFLTVSNDHVTIAAKHAQI
- a CDS encoding F0F1 ATP synthase subunit gamma; translation: MGAQIRVYRQKIASTSSMKKIFKAMEMIATSRINKARNAAQAAGPYANALTRMVTAVATQHGIKHPLIHKPHEFGTYEHRRSAILVVTSDRGLAGSYSSAILRRTESLIERLRSNGQEVQLYLVGRKAKAYFEFRERPYARAWEGHTDAPRVETAVEIRDALLEAYELPFEEGGVDELHIVYTEFKSMVVQEPKILRLLPIHVGDAKEMGEEIVPDQELTKAEYEQAASFEFEPSAEEVLNALLPRYIASRIFSCLLQAAASELASRQRAMKTAGDNAETLITKYTRLMNNARQAEITQELSEIVGGADALGS